A genomic region of Anas acuta chromosome 1, bAnaAcu1.1, whole genome shotgun sequence contains the following coding sequences:
- the SLC25A15 gene encoding mitochondrial ornithine transporter 1 — MRINSALQAAIDLTAGAAGGTACVVTGQPFDTAKVKMQTFPDMYKGIVDCFVKTYKQVGFRGFYKGTSPALVANIAENSVLFMCYGFCQQIVRKIVGVDRKTKLSDLQNAAAGSFASAFATLVLCPMELVKCRLQAMHEMQLSGKIVQGQNTVWSVVKSVIQKDGPLGFYRGWSSTLLREVPGYFFFFGGYELSRTFFASGRSKDELGPIPLLLSGGFGGSCLWIAVYPVDCVKSRIQVLSMAGKQTGFMGTFVTVVRTEGVLALYSGLKPTMIRAFLANGALFLAYEYSRKLMMKQVDSY, encoded by the exons ATGAGGATCAACTCTGCTCTTCAGGCTGCTATTGACctcacagcaggagctgcag GTGGAACAGCATGTGTGGTGACTGGCCAGCCCTTCGACACAGCGAAGGTGAAGATGCAGACGTTCCCTGACATGTACAAAGGAATTGTCGACTGCTTTGTGAAAACCTACAAACAAGTGGGGTTTCGAGGCTTCTACAAGGGGACCTCGCCAGCACTGGTAGCCAACATCGCAGAGAACTCCGTCCTGTTCATGTGCTACGGGTTTTGCCAACAAATTGTGAGAAAAATTGTTGGAGtagacaggaaaacaaagctcag TGACCTGCAGAACGCTGCCGCAGGCTCCTTCGCCTCTGCCTTTGCCACCCTGGTCCTCTGCCCCATGGAGCTGGTGAAGTGCCGGCTGCAGGCCATGCATGAAATGCAGCTGTCGGGGAAGATAGTGCAGGGGCAAAA CACAGTTTGGTCAGTAGTGAAGAGCGTTATCCAAAAGGACGGTCCCCTTGGATTTTACCGTGGCTGGTCCAGCACATTGCTGCGGGAAGTCCCGggctatttcttcttcttcggAGGGTACGAACTGAGCCGCACGTTCTTTGCCTCTGGGAGATCAAAAGATGAATTAG GTCCCATTCCCTTGCTGCTAAGTGGAGGTTTTGGAGGCAGCTGTCTGTGGATCGCTGTGTATCCCGTGGACTGTGTTAAATCTAGAATTCAGGTTCTCTCCATGGCTGGAAAGCAGACGGGCTTTATGGGAACGTTTGTAACTGTTGTGAGAACTGAAG GTGTGCTTGCCTTGTACTCTGGACTGAAGCCAACTATGATCCGTGCATTCCTGGCCAACGGGGCGCTGTTCCTGGCCTACGAGTACAGCCGGAAACTTATGATGAAACAAGTGGATTCGTACTGA